One part of the Desulfonema ishimotonii genome encodes these proteins:
- a CDS encoding glycosyltransferase: MTSDLQTLFNTALCFEKPERLTNVTSWHGHIPFAMAAVGWLKPRTLVELGTHRGDSYCAFCQTVKASATDCACYAVDTWEGDPQAGLYGPEIYDELQAWHNPRYGDFSTLLKMRFDDAVSRFENGSVDLLHIDGLHTCEAVKHDFETWLPKMSPRGVVLFHDTQVFGRDFGVWKFWEEIKAAYPYLEFFHSHGLGVLGVGDALPEEVAALFQADGEDAIRVRRFFSGLGEIISQGREVTDADRKRLSRVLDSETPVFRPESPKISVIIPAYNHEQYIREAVYSVLGQSVTDFELIIVDDGSQDHTGEIIRAIEDPRIQYYHQENQGAHNTINRGIGLARGEYVSILNSDDAYDPRRFEIFLEALEQDDSLSAVFSRTECVDGEGGFLRYETGPENPDENAILLSLLADNFLISTSNLFCRNDVFKIINGFSNLRYAHDYDFFLKLCYRFKVRIIDKSLFKYRIHSTNTIRENEAETDFEVGLILAVFFMNCDLRRLFPADDMYRAMAAFLKTLDRRHTDRMILTLMFFGERFGIRGDAFFEVLTEDRENPFRQGCVDFFRTWLNMWQNAQEVWQKWEKTDKKLAEVSADAKRWWQESRDAWQKWEKTDKKLAEASADAKKWWQESQDAWQKWEKTNTRLIETDKKLAEASGDAKKWWQESQSAWQKWEETNTRLIKTDEKLTEANERFAEAEKQIEALMNSASFRIGNAVTWPARKIVQKGDRKS; this comes from the coding sequence GTGACATCGGATTTACAGACCCTGTTCAATACAGCCCTTTGCTTTGAAAAGCCGGAGCGGCTGACAAATGTGACCTCATGGCACGGGCACATCCCGTTTGCAATGGCCGCTGTCGGATGGCTGAAACCACGGACGCTGGTGGAGCTGGGAACCCACCGGGGCGACTCCTACTGCGCGTTCTGTCAGACCGTGAAGGCATCGGCGACTGACTGCGCCTGCTACGCCGTGGACACCTGGGAGGGCGATCCGCAGGCCGGTCTGTACGGGCCGGAAATCTATGATGAGTTGCAGGCGTGGCACAATCCCCGGTACGGGGACTTCTCAACGCTTCTCAAAATGCGGTTTGACGACGCGGTGTCCCGCTTTGAAAACGGCTCCGTGGACCTGCTCCACATTGACGGCCTGCATACCTGTGAGGCCGTGAAGCACGATTTTGAGACGTGGCTGCCGAAGATGAGTCCGCGAGGGGTGGTGCTGTTTCATGATACCCAGGTGTTCGGGCGTGATTTCGGTGTCTGGAAATTCTGGGAGGAAATCAAAGCGGCATATCCGTACCTGGAATTTTTCCATTCCCACGGCCTGGGCGTTCTGGGGGTGGGCGACGCATTGCCGGAAGAGGTTGCGGCGCTGTTTCAGGCGGATGGGGAAGATGCGATCCGGGTCCGGCGCTTCTTCTCCGGGCTGGGGGAAATCATTTCGCAGGGACGGGAGGTGACGGACGCGGACCGGAAGCGGTTGTCCCGTGTGCTGGACAGCGAAACGCCGGTTTTCAGACCGGAGTCCCCGAAAATCAGCGTGATCATTCCGGCCTACAACCATGAGCAGTACATCCGCGAGGCAGTGTATTCCGTTTTGGGGCAGAGCGTGACCGACTTTGAGCTGATTATAGTTGATGACGGGTCTCAGGACCATACCGGCGAGATCATCCGTGCCATAGAAGACCCTCGGATTCAATATTACCATCAGGAAAATCAGGGAGCGCACAACACCATCAACCGGGGAATCGGGCTGGCCAGAGGTGAATATGTCAGCATCCTCAATTCCGATGACGCCTATGATCCCAGGCGCTTTGAAATTTTCCTGGAAGCGCTGGAACAGGATGATTCCCTGAGCGCGGTGTTCAGCCGGACAGAATGCGTTGACGGAGAGGGGGGCTTTCTCCGATATGAAACCGGACCTGAAAATCCCGACGAAAACGCGATTCTCCTGAGCCTTCTGGCGGACAATTTCCTGATATCGACCTCCAATCTCTTTTGCAGAAACGATGTGTTTAAAATCATCAACGGGTTTTCCAATCTCCGCTACGCCCATGATTATGATTTTTTCCTGAAACTGTGTTATCGCTTCAAGGTCAGAATTATAGACAAGTCTTTGTTTAAATACAGAATTCACAGCACAAATACCATCAGGGAAAATGAGGCCGAAACCGACTTTGAAGTCGGACTGATCCTCGCAGTTTTTTTTATGAACTGCGATCTCAGGCGGCTTTTCCCGGCGGACGATATGTACAGGGCAATGGCAGCATTCCTGAAAACCCTTGACAGACGCCATACGGATCGGATGATTCTGACGCTCATGTTTTTCGGAGAAAGATTCGGGATTCGCGGCGATGCTTTTTTTGAGGTATTAACAGAAGATCGGGAAAATCCTTTTCGGCAGGGGTGTGTTGATTTCTTCCGAACCTGGCTGAATATGTGGCAGAACGCTCAGGAAGTATGGCAGAAATGGGAAAAAACCGATAAGAAACTGGCTGAAGTCTCGGCAGATGCGAAGAGGTGGTGGCAGGAATCCCGGGACGCATGGCAGAAATGGGAAAAAACCGATAAGAAACTGGCTGAAGCCTCGGCAGATGCGAAGAAGTGGTGGCAGGAATCTCAGGACGCATGGCAAAAGTGGGAAAAGACCAATACCCGGCTGATCGAAACCGACAAAAAGCTGGCCGAAGCCTCGGGAGATGCGAAAAAGTGGTGGCAGGAATCCCAGAGCGCATGGCAAAAATGGGAAGAGACCAATACCCGCCTGATCAAAACCGATGAAAAACTGACCGAAGCCAATGAACGGTTTGCCGAAGCCGAAAAGCAGATCGAAGCATTAATGAATTCCGCTTCGTTTCGTATCGGCAACGCAGTGACCTGGCCTGCGAGAAAAATTGTACAGAAAGGAGATAGAAAATCATAA
- a CDS encoding glycosyltransferase family A protein → MTSDHCDISVVIPVHAEGRLVQHTLNSAKKAMAYAKAHGDVRTDIVIVLDRPDKKTENFFASYDDLKVHFEKTDFGDAGLARNFGVGHSSGRYIAFLDADNLFGQSWLYKAFCFLEKNPTTIIAHPEYNVVFEGQNLIWKQISCDHPQFRSADLIEHNYWDTTCLASKKIFLDFPYEATMATQGFGHEDWHFNCETLAAGIGHYIVPDTVLFLRRKLNGSVLERANRGHRIIAPSRLFDPSFFSKLVRSEK, encoded by the coding sequence ATGACATCAGATCATTGCGATATATCTGTGGTGATACCGGTTCATGCTGAAGGAAGGCTGGTTCAGCATACGTTGAACAGCGCTAAAAAGGCGATGGCGTATGCGAAAGCGCATGGAGATGTCAGAACAGATATTGTTATTGTATTAGATCGGCCTGACAAAAAGACGGAAAATTTTTTCGCCTCATATGACGATCTTAAAGTTCATTTTGAAAAGACGGATTTCGGAGATGCCGGATTAGCCCGGAATTTCGGTGTGGGACATTCATCGGGCAGGTACATTGCTTTTCTTGATGCAGATAATCTGTTTGGGCAAAGCTGGCTTTATAAGGCATTTTGTTTTCTTGAAAAAAATCCGACAACTATTATCGCACACCCTGAATATAATGTTGTTTTTGAAGGACAAAACCTGATCTGGAAACAGATATCCTGCGATCATCCACAGTTCAGATCCGCTGACCTGATTGAGCATAATTACTGGGACACAACATGTCTTGCGTCTAAGAAAATTTTTTTGGATTTTCCATATGAAGCGACAATGGCAACCCAGGGGTTCGGACATGAGGACTGGCATTTTAATTGTGAAACACTGGCTGCCGGTATCGGACATTATATAGTTCCCGATACGGTACTTTTTTTAAGAAGAAAGCTGAATGGGTCTGTTTTGGAACGCGCAAACCGGGGGCACAGAATTATAGCGCCGTCCAGGCTTTTCGACCCTTCTTTTTTTTCAAAACTGGTCAGGTCTGAAAAATAA
- a CDS encoding glycosyltransferase family 4 protein: MRIRPVIVKYPRLHRSAILFKEGVKGLIIPMDPAPPSFPEAATALQPQSDREVDTSAGRIPEWLIEEWQEIHAIEPQLFPDKNLISHIPFYSVPHSRLAESYLELCEAFGDNVSHVFLIPWLVRGGADLVALNYIRALHGRFAKNIVVITTLPHDSVWQKRLPKKVRFIEFGKKYAFLSGEEKEKLLTRLLLQMAPEVIHNINSELGYDIFIKYGQALKTVSRLYACSFCGDVSAEGGRVGYPFGHLPACFDHLTAVLTDNCWHVEDMHRIYALDRKKMIVHYQPAPNTVREMQTDEACPSEGRLKKETMDIVWAGRLDRQKRPDILLEIARRCQHMPFRFHVYGSFVLDRDRVIEKKFKAAENLTYHGTFDGLPNIRGIFDYDLFLNTSQWDGLPNILLEAISLGLPVVSSDAGGICELIRHDMTGFLISPYDHVDAYVDCLKKIYADRSVLSEIAEAARTLVQSRHSWESFVNTMKEIPGYCQT; this comes from the coding sequence ATGCGAATTAGACCGGTGATTGTGAAATATCCCCGGCTTCACCGATCTGCTATTCTGTTCAAAGAGGGTGTAAAGGGGCTGATCATTCCCATGGATCCCGCGCCTCCATCGTTCCCGGAGGCAGCGACTGCCTTACAACCTCAGTCAGACCGTGAAGTGGATACCAGCGCCGGGAGAATTCCGGAATGGCTGATTGAAGAATGGCAGGAAATCCATGCCATCGAACCTCAATTGTTTCCGGATAAAAACCTGATTAGCCATATCCCGTTTTACAGTGTTCCCCATTCCCGTCTTGCCGAATCGTATCTTGAATTATGCGAGGCGTTCGGTGACAATGTCAGCCATGTTTTTCTGATCCCCTGGCTGGTCCGGGGCGGCGCAGACCTGGTTGCCCTTAATTATATCCGGGCACTTCACGGGCGCTTTGCGAAAAATATCGTCGTCATTACGACATTGCCACATGATTCGGTATGGCAGAAAAGGCTCCCGAAAAAGGTCCGGTTTATCGAATTCGGCAAAAAATACGCCTTTCTTTCGGGCGAGGAAAAGGAAAAGTTGCTGACGCGCCTGCTGTTGCAGATGGCCCCCGAAGTGATTCACAATATCAATTCGGAGCTGGGGTATGATATTTTCATCAAATACGGCCAGGCGTTGAAAACGGTTTCCCGGTTATATGCCTGTTCCTTTTGCGGGGATGTCAGTGCCGAGGGTGGGCGGGTCGGCTATCCGTTCGGTCATTTGCCCGCCTGTTTTGACCATTTGACGGCTGTGCTGACGGATAATTGCTGGCATGTCGAAGATATGCACAGGATATACGCCCTTGACCGGAAAAAAATGATCGTTCATTATCAGCCTGCCCCTAATACTGTAAGAGAAATGCAAACGGATGAGGCCTGTCCGTCCGAAGGGCGTCTGAAGAAAGAGACGATGGACATCGTATGGGCCGGGCGTTTGGACCGGCAGAAAAGGCCGGATATTCTGCTTGAAATTGCCCGACGGTGTCAGCACATGCCGTTCCGGTTTCATGTCTACGGCTCATTTGTTCTGGACAGGGATCGTGTCATTGAAAAAAAATTCAAAGCGGCGGAAAATCTGACGTATCACGGCACATTTGACGGCCTGCCGAATATCAGAGGTATTTTCGACTACGACCTGTTCCTGAACACCTCCCAGTGGGATGGGCTGCCCAATATTCTGCTGGAGGCGATTTCCCTGGGCCTGCCGGTCGTTTCGTCCGATGCGGGCGGCATCTGTGAGCTGATTCGGCACGACATGACAGGCTTTCTGATTTCGCCTTATGATCATGTGGACGCCTATGTCGATTGCCTGAAAAAAATATACGCAGACCGTTCAGTACTGTCGGAAATAGCTGAGGCCGCCCGTACCCTGGTTCAGTCAAGGCATTCCTGGGAATCATTTGTGAACACGATGAAAGAAATCCCCGGCTATTGTCAGACCTGA
- a CDS encoding GtrA family protein, translating to MNFRNSLAASSVETCVDVFEKIFRQQTDNTLIQLFRYTFVGGGAFVVDVGSLFIFTEYLGIHYLTSAAVAFILGLMTNYLLSVSWVFNRRTIGSRWAEFGIFALIGLIGLGLNEALIWSCTEYLGLHYLMSKIISTALIYIWNFSARKAVLFR from the coding sequence ATGAATTTCAGAAATTCATTAGCAGCTTCCTCCGTTGAGACCTGCGTCGATGTGTTTGAAAAAATATTCAGGCAGCAGACAGACAACACACTGATTCAGTTGTTTCGCTACACCTTTGTCGGTGGCGGGGCCTTCGTGGTTGATGTCGGTTCTCTGTTTATTTTTACGGAGTATCTGGGAATTCACTATCTGACGTCTGCGGCAGTGGCATTTATACTGGGCCTGATGACGAACTATCTGCTGAGTGTTTCATGGGTGTTTAACAGGCGGACCATCGGAAGCCGCTGGGCCGAGTTCGGCATTTTTGCGCTGATCGGACTGATCGGACTGGGGCTTAACGAGGCCCTGATATGGTCCTGTACGGAATACCTCGGACTTCATTACCTGATGTCAAAGATTATTTCCACGGCGCTGATCTACATTTGGAATTTCTCAGCCAGAAAAGCGGTGCTGTTTCGGTAA
- a CDS encoding NAD(P)/FAD-dependent oxidoreductase — translation MSQKKAIIAGAGPAGLTAAYELLEKTDIRPVIYEMSGDIGGISKTVNYKGNRIDIGGHRFFSKSDRVMAWWQNIMPLQGAPAKDDILLKREVPVSEKADAPDPEESSRVMLIRSRLSRIFFLRKFFDYPVSLNFRTVSNLGLNRLIKVGLSYLKIRLCPIREEKSLEDFFINRFGEELYLTFFRDYTEKVWGVPCNRIRPEWGAQRIKGLSVTSAILHALKAMISSDTSIDQKDTETSLIEQFMYPKFGPGQMWEEVARRIQERGGEIHMHHRVVGVKTNGKTVSGVQVQNGLTGEEISLSPDYFFSTMPVKELIQSFDGNVPEPVKDVASGLIYRDFITVGLLLKKLKIRNETRIRTVNNIVPDNWIYIQERDVKLGRLQVFNNWSPYMVKASDNVWIGLEYFCNEGDALWSMADADFARFAIHELTKIDVIEEADVIDHVVIRMPKTYPAYFGSYDRFHVIRDFAGRFENLFLIGRNGMHKYNNADHSMLTAMIAVENIVNGVSSKNNIWEVNTEEEYHEDK, via the coding sequence ATGAGCCAGAAAAAAGCGATTATCGCAGGGGCCGGGCCGGCAGGCCTGACCGCAGCCTATGAGCTGCTGGAAAAAACGGATATCAGGCCGGTCATCTATGAAATGTCCGGGGATATCGGCGGTATTTCCAAAACCGTCAACTATAAGGGGAACCGGATTGACATCGGCGGACACAGATTTTTTTCAAAATCCGACAGGGTGATGGCGTGGTGGCAGAATATTATGCCGCTTCAGGGCGCACCGGCAAAAGATGATATCCTTCTGAAAAGAGAGGTTCCTGTCTCGGAAAAGGCCGATGCCCCCGATCCTGAAGAAAGCAGCCGGGTCATGCTGATCCGAAGCCGCCTGTCGAGAATATTTTTTCTGCGAAAATTCTTTGACTATCCGGTTTCGCTCAATTTCAGAACTGTTTCAAATCTCGGATTGAATCGCCTGATCAAAGTCGGCCTGAGCTATCTCAAAATCCGCCTCTGCCCGATCCGGGAGGAAAAGTCCCTTGAAGATTTTTTCATCAACCGGTTCGGGGAAGAATTGTATCTGACATTTTTCAGGGACTACACGGAAAAAGTCTGGGGCGTTCCCTGCAACCGGATCAGACCTGAATGGGGAGCCCAGCGGATCAAGGGGCTTTCCGTGACCAGTGCGATATTACATGCCCTGAAAGCCATGATTTCCAGCGATACCTCCATCGACCAGAAGGACACGGAAACCAGCCTGATTGAGCAGTTCATGTATCCGAAATTCGGACCGGGCCAGATGTGGGAGGAAGTGGCCCGGCGCATACAGGAACGCGGCGGCGAGATCCACATGCACCACCGGGTCGTCGGAGTGAAAACCAACGGGAAAACGGTTTCCGGTGTTCAGGTTCAGAACGGACTTACCGGCGAGGAGATAAGCCTCTCCCCGGATTACTTTTTTTCGACAATGCCGGTAAAGGAGCTGATTCAGTCCTTTGACGGAAATGTTCCCGAACCTGTAAAAGACGTTGCCTCCGGCCTGATCTACCGGGATTTTATAACCGTGGGCCTGCTTCTGAAAAAGCTGAAGATCAGAAATGAGACCCGGATCAGGACGGTGAACAACATCGTGCCGGACAACTGGATCTACATTCAGGAACGGGATGTGAAACTGGGGCGGCTACAGGTATTCAACAACTGGAGTCCCTACATGGTGAAAGCATCGGATAATGTGTGGATCGGACTGGAGTATTTCTGTAACGAGGGGGATGCCCTGTGGTCGATGGCCGACGCGGACTTTGCCCGGTTTGCCATTCACGAACTGACGAAGATTGACGTCATTGAGGAAGCGGACGTGATTGATCATGTGGTGATTCGGATGCCCAAAACCTACCCGGCCTATTTCGGAAGCTATGACCGGTTTCACGTCATCCGCGATTTTGCAGGCCGCTTTGAAAATCTCTTCCTCATCGGCAGAAACGGGATGCATAAGTACAACAACGCGGATCACTCCATGCTGACGGCAATGATCGCCGTGGAAAATATCGTCAACGGCGTGTCGTCAAAGAACAATATATGGGAAGTCAATACAGAAGAAGAATATCATGAGGATAAATAG
- a CDS encoding class I SAM-dependent methyltransferase translates to MNSVKQHVPEWFSAIAIKEEKKEFELIGPPSFFLDKNPEIHTGFEEFDLAEGALATYAKRDTYPIPLAEDREGYCGDRHFDYWLTGLKDFFSIEKILNDQGVSRDDICSVLDMGCASGRMLRHYDCQAGFKNIWGADINLKNVEWSRKFLSPTIKLLHNTILPHLPVEDNYFDLVTAFSVFTHIDDLEMMWLAEIRRILKKGGYAYITLNTDNTWDNMDEKYPIYIDLIEQRDYIVEHSEKLVPGFNKNPMPSEKLVFTNTWGKVYNTNVFHHRNHIQENWGRFFEIAGFYPNNHLIFQDVVLLKKTD, encoded by the coding sequence ATGAATAGTGTAAAACAGCACGTTCCGGAATGGTTTTCAGCAATAGCGATTAAAGAAGAGAAGAAAGAATTTGAGCTGATCGGGCCGCCTTCCTTTTTTTTAGATAAAAATCCGGAGATACACACCGGCTTTGAAGAATTTGATTTGGCCGAAGGGGCGTTGGCAACATATGCAAAGCGTGACACGTATCCGATACCCCTTGCGGAGGACCGGGAAGGCTACTGTGGAGACCGGCATTTTGACTACTGGCTGACCGGCTTAAAAGATTTTTTCTCCATTGAAAAAATATTAAACGACCAGGGTGTATCAAGAGACGACATCTGTTCTGTACTGGATATGGGCTGCGCTTCGGGGCGGATGCTCAGACATTATGACTGTCAGGCGGGGTTTAAAAATATCTGGGGGGCAGATATCAATCTGAAAAATGTGGAATGGTCTCGAAAGTTTCTGTCACCGACGATCAAGTTACTGCATAATACCATACTGCCCCATCTGCCTGTGGAAGATAATTATTTTGATCTTGTTACGGCCTTTTCTGTTTTTACACATATTGATGATCTGGAAATGATGTGGCTGGCAGAAATCAGAAGGATTTTAAAGAAAGGCGGATATGCGTATATCACTCTGAATACGGATAATACATGGGATAATATGGATGAGAAATATCCTATATATATAGATCTGATTGAGCAGCGGGACTATATTGTAGAACATTCGGAAAAACTTGTACCGGGTTTCAACAAAAACCCCATGCCTTCTGAAAAACTTGTTTTTACAAATACTTGGGGGAAAGTTTATAATACAAATGTATTCCATCACCGGAACCACATACAGGAAAACTGGGGCCGGTTTTTTGAAATTGCAGGCTTTTATCCTAATAACCATCTCATTTTTCAGGATGTTGTACTACTGAAAAAAACAGATTGA
- a CDS encoding glycosyltransferase: MPVYCRTFSAENIRGIRRALLSVLGQPCQIPVEITVVDDGSRFPISEQPALKDLFRDSRVRSVRLKQNSGIVFALNTGLQAVRYDLIARIDSDDAWRPGKLATQLRRMADDPDLTIVGTGMRLIHSDRRRDEELIRPESWSGLVRFAAQVGCPFPHGSILARRSVFELLGGYSHDAAVTHCEDYAMWIRWLRFFKGATIPEVFYEYTVSETAVSGLCARSQQLAAETLRHAFLRLNSGEKIPEHMDRIARALDVPLTEAGKYCFLAWRFYSVILAEAPLYDALKVILPDRHVVPADKTAAIPHERILWFSNDAFPRHLAADPVHTLETLQDFQEV, from the coding sequence ATGCCGGTTTACTGCCGGACGTTTTCGGCGGAAAATATCAGGGGCATCCGACGCGCCCTGCTTTCCGTTCTCGGACAGCCGTGCCAAATCCCCGTGGAAATCACCGTTGTGGATGACGGCAGCCGCTTTCCGATCAGTGAACAGCCCGCCCTGAAAGATCTGTTTCGGGATTCCCGCGTCCGGTCCGTTCGTCTGAAGCAGAACAGCGGCATCGTTTTTGCGTTAAACACCGGGCTTCAGGCGGTCCGGTATGACCTGATCGCCCGCATTGACAGCGATGACGCATGGCGGCCCGGAAAACTTGCCACTCAGCTTCGGCGCATGGCGGATGATCCCGACCTGACCATTGTCGGCACCGGTATGCGGCTGATTCACAGCGACCGCCGCCGCGATGAGGAGCTGATCCGGCCTGAAAGCTGGTCCGGCCTGGTGCGCTTTGCCGCACAGGTCGGCTGCCCCTTTCCCCACGGCAGCATTCTGGCCCGGCGTTCGGTCTTTGAACTGCTGGGCGGCTATTCCCATGATGCTGCAGTGACGCACTGCGAGGATTATGCCATGTGGATCAGGTGGCTCCGCTTTTTCAAGGGGGCAACGATTCCGGAAGTATTTTATGAATATACCGTCTCGGAGACCGCTGTCAGCGGTCTCTGCGCACGCAGTCAGCAACTGGCTGCGGAGACGCTCCGCCATGCCTTTCTCCGGCTGAACAGCGGTGAAAAGATCCCGGAACACATGGACCGGATTGCGCGGGCTCTGGACGTGCCGCTGACAGAAGCTGGGAAATACTGCTTTCTGGCATGGCGTTTTTACAGCGTGATTCTGGCGGAGGCTCCGCTTTATGACGCCCTGAAAGTGATTCTGCCGGATCGCCACGTTGTTCCGGCAGACAAAACAGCGGCCATTCCCCATGAGCGGATTTTATGGTTTTCAAATGACGCGTTCCCCCGACATCTCGCGGCAGACCCTGTTCACACGCTGGAAACGCTTCAGGATTTTCAGGAGGTGTAA
- a CDS encoding glycosyltransferase family 2 protein, translating to MPKVSVIIPCYNQGAYLDEAVDSVLRQTFRDFEIIVINDGSTDAATRTLLKDYARPETRVIHTENQGLASARNNGIRAAKGKYILPLDADDRIGPAYLAEAVRVLDTAPHVGIVFCEAAFFRAKSGKWDMPDFSLEEMLIDNVIFCSGMFRRADWDRAGGYDPGMRYGWEDYDFWLTLIGQGRGVYRIPRTLFYYRIAESSMLRSASRRRKARMFVRLFRKHRTLYRKCVKMWIAKALGKPHGQEKPAGSGFPHSTQNVFSQSVSEGNVPEMPEHFSDAVRFFRREGGRRSLRKARLWSVQQDIPVLACLLILVTLLWKRVYYHFLNLLPDC from the coding sequence ATGCCTAAAGTCAGCGTTATCATTCCCTGCTACAATCAGGGCGCATATCTTGACGAGGCTGTTGATTCGGTCCTCCGCCAGACGTTCCGTGATTTTGAAATCATCGTTATAAATGACGGCTCGACCGATGCGGCAACCCGGACGCTTCTGAAGGATTACGCCCGGCCCGAAACCAGGGTGATTCATACCGAAAACCAGGGGCTGGCGTCGGCCCGGAATAACGGCATCCGGGCTGCAAAAGGCAAATACATTCTCCCCCTGGACGCGGATGACCGAATCGGACCGGCATATCTGGCGGAAGCGGTTCGGGTTCTCGATACCGCGCCCCATGTGGGGATTGTCTTCTGCGAGGCCGCGTTTTTCAGGGCGAAAAGCGGAAAGTGGGATATGCCCGACTTCTCTTTGGAGGAGATGCTGATCGACAATGTCATCTTCTGCTCCGGGATGTTCCGGCGGGCGGACTGGGACAGGGCAGGGGGGTATGATCCCGGAATGCGGTACGGATGGGAGGATTATGATTTCTGGCTGACGCTGATCGGGCAGGGCAGGGGGGTGTACCGGATTCCCCGGACGTTGTTCTATTACCGGATCGCCGAATCCTCCATGCTCAGGTCGGCATCCCGGCGCCGCAAGGCCCGGATGTTCGTCCGGCTGTTTCGCAAACACCGGACGCTTTACCGGAAATGTGTGAAAATGTGGATCGCAAAGGCGCTGGGAAAGCCGCACGGCCAGGAAAAACCGGCAGGAAGCGGTTTCCCGCATTCCACTCAGAATGTTTTCAGCCAAAGTGTTTCGGAGGGGAATGTACCCGAAATGCCGGAGCATTTTTCAGATGCGGTCCGTTTTTTTCGCAGAGAAGGGGGGCGGCGTTCGCTGCGAAAAGCCCGTCTCTGGTCTGTTCAGCAGGATATCCCGGTCTTGGCCTGCCTCCTGATCCTTGTGACGCTTTTATGGAAGCGGGTGTATTACCATTTTCTCAACTTGCTCCCGGATTGTTAG
- a CDS encoding glycosyltransferase family 2 protein, with protein MEKKRKYDIDPVRHTDAVSVCAVIVTYRPVKKKLKSVIDAVLPQVDQLLVIDNGSGSAVDHGLPFDNGRLEFTALPENMGIAAAQNRGIWRAKVRGFSHILFLDQDSVPHRTMVSRLMRALSELEQAGEKPAAVGPVPVDARTGQALPFVTFSLFGVRKRYPRKAGGERRYLKTDFLIASGMLARVAVFEQAGMPDASFFIDNVDMEWCFRVRHKGFSLYGIGDAELSHCLGDQVFRVWLGKFFTLYCHSPLRQYYIMRNRIRLCLRYYSPPGWRIQDIFRLIFKLAFLVMFVTDRAGYIRMIGRGIRDGVRGKSGKYSS; from the coding sequence ATGGAAAAAAAACGAAAATATGATATAGACCCGGTGCGACACACGGACGCGGTTTCCGTCTGTGCGGTTATTGTCACGTATCGTCCCGTAAAAAAAAAACTTAAATCGGTTATTGACGCGGTTCTGCCCCAGGTGGACCAGCTTCTGGTGATTGACAATGGCTCCGGGAGTGCGGTCGATCATGGGCTGCCGTTTGACAACGGCAGGCTTGAATTTACAGCCCTCCCGGAAAACATGGGGATTGCTGCGGCTCAGAACCGGGGCATTTGGCGGGCAAAGGTCAGGGGATTTTCCCATATCCTGTTTCTGGATCAGGACAGCGTTCCGCATCGGACAATGGTCAGCCGCCTGATGCGGGCGCTGTCGGAACTGGAACAGGCCGGGGAAAAGCCTGCGGCAGTCGGGCCGGTTCCGGTCGATGCCCGGACCGGCCAGGCGCTTCCCTTTGTCACGTTCAGCCTTTTCGGCGTGAGAAAACGCTATCCCCGGAAGGCCGGAGGGGAGCGGCGGTATCTGAAAACCGATTTTCTGATTGCGTCCGGGATGCTGGCCCGTGTCGCCGTCTTTGAACAGGCCGGGATGCCGGATGCATCCTTTTTTATCGACAACGTGGACATGGAGTGGTGCTTCCGGGTGCGACATAAGGGGTTTTCCCTTTACGGCATCGGTGACGCCGAGCTGTCCCACTGTCTGGGAGACCAGGTTTTCCGGGTGTGGCTGGGAAAATTTTTTACCCTGTACTGCCACAGCCCCCTGCGTCAGTATTACATTATGCGAAACCGTATCCGCCTCTGCCTGCGCTACTACAGCCCCCCGGGCTGGCGTATTCAGGATATTTTCAGGCTGATATTCAAGCTTGCGTTTCTTGTGATGTTCGTAACAGACCGGGCCGGGTACATCCGCATGATCGGCAGGGGAATACGGGACGGTGTGCGGGGAAAATCGGGCAAATACAGCAGTTGA